The Syngnathus acus chromosome 11, fSynAcu1.2, whole genome shotgun sequence genome includes the window CAactttgcatattttttctttcattttatttctgtacaactaaaatgtgtattattattattattattattattgttgttactAAATGACTATTCTTTTCTTTGCATAAAAAGTGACTTGTTGAAAATccctcaaattaaaaaaatatttgaaacttGGGaacgttttctttttaaagcgGAAAAGTCTGCAATGCCAAATATTGGCCGCAGGATAGCGCCATTTCATTCCGTCACATTTACTTGACAGGTTCTCGTCCTCAAGAAGAAGACAACGAACAGCTGATGGTAATGAAATGCTGGCGGTTGTGCCCGCGCGTTCGCGTGTGCacgatttttttcttttccgaaTCGTACTTTCTTATCCAGTGACGGCAGCTGCTTATGTAGGTGTTCAGTCTTTCTAGGAAATTGGTTGGTATTCCCAAAATGCAGTGTAGCACAACACTTTTTTAAACCAATACTCGTATTACTTTATTGAAAAATTAATTCCCACAATTACGCCAAACAACGTCAATTAGGAATATATGACGTAGAAGCTGTAACCGATGTATTGACAGACATATTAATTTGTTgcatataaaaataacaaattgtcATTCAATGCAtgagtaaatatttttgtacacGGAATAAAATCTACAAAGAGCGTACGAAAGCTGCTGTCAAACATTATGATTGTGCTCCCGGTTCTGTTTTGAAGGCTTCCTCGCTCAGTCACGTGCATGGGGAACACTGTGGGCGGGGCCCGTGACCTATTTTCCGCCAATGGGGAGGCAGGTAGAGCCTTCGGGAGTGACCTACTTTCAGCCAATCGGCGCGAGGCCGCTCGGCGCGTGCGACCGACACGTGATCCCCCTGCTCGCACTTGGCGGGAGAACAAATGACGAGcggcgtgtgcgcgcgcagtTTTCTGCTTCTGCTCCCACGTGAACGCGCGTCGGCGTCTGACTGGGTGAGTAAGTGGACCGAAGGGCGTCCATTGTCCAATCCAACATGGCGAGGGCGGTTGTTTTCGTGCACTCCTCTCACACAATGTGACGTAAGAAGCGAGCGTGTTCACTTCAGGCCTCTCACGTTGTGCGTGGAGGCTGTCCTCTGTTCAGAAACACGAGTGGGGGGACGTTTTGGTGTGAACTGCGGGTATCACATGGGTTTGCGTTGTTTGGGCGTGTATCACTttgcgtgtgtttttgtgtttagcgtagttgtgttgttttgtgtggagtTTTGTTTGTATCTGCGATATGATAGATATGCAGAGATATGCATTGAGTGTGCGTGGGTGTGGCTTTTCGTCTGTTCATGAGTGTTACTATGAGTGAGTACGTGCGCGCGCATGTTTTACAATGTGAATTTGGATACACAAAATTTGGTCATTTGAGCGTGAGCCATGTGTGTTTTCAGTGGGTGGGGCGAGGTGCGTTATCAACCCATCACGGAAGGGCTTCCGAATGAGGGCGTGGCCTGATGCTCCGTTGGCTTCCGGAAACCTTGCGTTGCCTTTACACTcgttgggaaaaaaagctttcacccaaaacaaataaactaactaacaaacaaatgagaagGTGACTATGTGTTTGGACCAGTGCTGCAcaagcaaaactttttttatctGGAATGATGACCCAAATGAGCTGTTAGAtgagattaaaaataaaaatttgaagTGTAGTGTATTTTTTCAATCAATTAACCATGTCAACCGACCATATCATAAATTCTTGAGCAATAAAGACATAAATCAAGTAACAAGCTAACATGTTTTTACTACAGCTTGTTAGCCTACTAAACTGCGGGTCACAAAAttattacaataaaataatagcaTCAAACACTGTGACCTGTCCTAATTTAACTcgaggcccccccccccccccccccttttttttttttttttttagatcaaaacagctaacacacacaaagaaatcccAACTGGAGCATTTGGAAAGTGACTTGCTTTCTATTCGTTATTTCCCATCTTTTGCCAGAGCCTGAATGCAGTGAGGGGGCGTGGCCGTCGTATTCAAAGCAGCTTCCCCGTGATCTGTGGCGTCACAAGAACGGCCCGTGTTGGTTCCAGCTGACTGCGAGAGAGCGTGAGAGCGCATCGGACCTGCATGAGAGCGGCATCTTCTGTGTGACGCAGTGACGCTCCCTTGGATtatccttttcttttcattcttgtCATCTTATGTTGACATATTTTCACTTGGTGTCTTTTTCGAGCCCCTCGAGGACTTTGGCCGCTCTTGTTCTTGCGTGCACTTTGGCGTGTGCAGGGGCGCCTGATTGGCCGCGCGTTCCCGGGATCCAGCGCGCACTCGGCGGGgacggaggaagaggagggggtggAGGCGAGCCCCCGAGGGGGGTCTCGGCAGCCATGGGGCAGTTTAGGAGATAAGCAGGCCTCTTCGTTGtcgtctgctgctgctgccacccACGCACGCACCTGCCGCTCGCACGCGCACCTACCGGACGACGCACCAATTGGATACTTTTGGTTTTGAACAGCAGACCCCTCTCTCCGGTGGTCGGACGTTATGTCTCGGCCTCTGGctcagctgctgctgccaccCCCGCCGGAGCTCCCTGCAGGGGCCAGCCCCCAGTTCGGGGCTCCCAACGGTGCGTCGAGCGGCCCCCCAGGCGGCCACCTGACCTCCATGACCAATCTCAAGTCGCTCCTGCAGCTGCCCGTCAAGGCTGACCAGCGAGGCGTCAAAGACTGCTGCGAGATCAAAGGTGAGCGTGCGGGAACTTGCGCGCGAGGGCCTGCTCGTGCATGCGCGCCGTCTCGCTCACTCTTTTAAAGGAGCAGAGATGGGAAATGCAAGAGCGTGCGACCAGTCGAGTCCGGTCGAGTCTCAATGTGGCGGCCGCTCTggtgttttttctctttcttgccCTGAAATGAACTGCCGCCACAGCATTCTATTAGCTCCCTGTGGACCTCGGCCGTCCGTATGCGTGTGTTCGGTCCTGCACTTGCACGCGCTGCCCTTTGGCTGTGTTGGGAATCCGCTCGGACCGGTCGCAAGCCAGTGGCAGAAATGCGCATTCCCGCTCACATTCATACCGACAGACGCTTGATTGGTCTTCGGTGAAGAGGCTCAAGCCCCCAAGTTCTTTGAAGCCGTCCTCTGCCGCGCCACCCTGCGCTAACGTCGCATTGTGCTGATGTAGAGCTGTGCTCAAATGATAACCGGAGACACATTTTCCTTCCGGGCAGATAAAGACAAACCTCTGGACTCGGATGAGAACTCGTTGGGATTgggcagcggcggcggtgggCCCGGCGGCCCGGGCAGCGGTGGCCCGGGCTCAGGAGCTCTGCGGCCCAATTCCCAGTCAGCATTCCTGGGACCACTGTTGTGGGAGCGGACGCTGCCGTGCGACGGCGGCCTGTTCCAGCTGCAGTACATGGACCTGGAGGAGTTCCTGACTGAAAACGGAATGGGCATGCACGGAAACGGAACCAGCTCCGCCAGCGCCCAGATCCCCTCGCAGGTAGCGACAGGACAGGACTGAATGGGGCAAGGACACGTCAACATTGACCCtgtctttattttatgtaCAATCAGAGCTCCCAATCGGCAGTGCCTAGTCAGAGCTCTCAGTGCCCGCCCAGCTCTCCTTCGCCATCTTCGTCCTCGGTGTCCTCTACGtcgtcctcatcctccttGCTGGGACTGGAGAGCGTCCAAACGCTGCCGCCTCAGCAGCAAGGCTTGATGGGAGGACCTGAGTGTCTCCATGGTAAGTCAAGTCGCAGCGGTCTGGGATGGCGTCGGTATCAATACAAGTATGGATAGAAATCTTTCCAAAAAATGATTAGGCTAACTCAATTTGTAGTTCAGGCCCAGTGAAAGCGCCACCTAGTGCTGATTAGTGGGAATTACAAATTTCAAGCCCTGCGCATTTGCCACTCATTCACATACTCTCCCATTTAGCAATAGTTTTTTGAGCGACTGCAAGGCCAAATCGAATCCAAAGCCAAATGTGCCGCAGCAACTCAGAGGATGCATATTAGCATCGGCTTTCTGCGTATGCAGCTATGCTTGCCTTAATGCGCTCTCATCTGTGCAGCGCCTGCGTGTGCGCTTGTGTGTACCGTGAACACGTGACGGAGCTCAATCTGAAGCATCGAGCCAGAAGTGAAGTCGCGCTTGCTCACTTGCTTGCTGGCTTTACTACGCCGAGAGCAAGACAGAGGTGACGTTCATAATAGGCAGCGAGACGGGTGGATGGATGCAATGTGTATGCGAACAGCAGCCTGACTGTCCGCGTGTTAAGTAGTAGTCACGATGGCGTTTGCACAGGATTTcgtttttgatttgtttgttttttaactcaGCCAGTCAGGCAAGAGTTAAGGCGCGCTGACTGCGCGGGGAGGAGGCGAGGGAGGCGAGTTTGCTTtgcatgttttgaaatgtgtgcTCACACGCTCGGGCCATGTGCAGTCGCTGCGTCACGTGCCGCTGCAGGGAGCCGGCCAGGAGGAGCGAGCAAGGAGGGGGGGCAAGGCAAGCCGGCTCGGCTTGGCACATGACCTACTCGGGCTCCAGATGGATTCCGTTTTACGATCAAAAAATGATGTGTGAAAGAAATTCACTTGGAGTTTGTGTCAACTAAGACTTGATTTGAGAATTTTCAGCTCGGTGTCATTGTTGGCTTGGCAGATGTCACTTTTTGCCTCTCAGTCCTGAAGTGAGCCCACTTTAAGGCTGCCTTGacagagggaggaaggaaggaaggagtcGAGCGGGGAGGGGCAAGGGGGCCGGCGTGTCTGCAAGCGTGTTGATGACATAACTGTGTTGACATGAGGCATGTCACCTGCGCGTGTGCATGCGCCCATGTTGCAGCTGGCAAAAAAGTACACACACGCTTGTCTTCAGTTCAAAAGTCAAGAAATCACAATACTAGAAGAAGTGAGTTAGACTTGTCCACACAAAAGTCAAACGTCAGTTCACATTGCTTTTGATTGcgtggagggggaggagggcgGAAGATGAGAATGACGCACAGACAAACAGATGGGGCGGCAAGCGTGCGGAGGTGGCACGCGCGTGCAGGCGGGTGGGATGCTGTcagcacgcgcgcgcgcgcccaCACCCACAGGTGCCTTCGGAGCACTCACATCAGCGGTGGGGGGGacggttgccatgacaacattGATTCCAAAGCGGAGCGGGGGCGTCGCATCGTTGTTTGCTGTAACGACGGCCTTCATTGCCAACCTGCAGCACTGGTGCGGCGCCCCCGGAATGACGCCCGTCGCTCTGTCATTTGTCCAAAATGTGCACAGTCAGCATCTTTTTCCAGATGTCAAGGTGACAAATTTGACACAAAATTggatcttttaaaaaaaaatgtttagattttttaaaattttgggGCCTCGAGTGTTGGGAATTGAAGTGAAAGGAAAAGTGGAAAGGGAAGCTTGATTGTGATTTTGGCGACATCCAGTGGTGGTTATGGAGTTGGACAAAAACCCAAAGCAATGACATATATTGAAGAAATATCAAACCAACTATAACCCtatattcattattattcaattcaaataaaattcagaTTGAAAGTGAATGTTAGAAGAGcagaatataaaataaaatcactaaATACATCCATATCAAATAGAATcatatctgtctgtctgtatcATAGAACGAGAAAGGCAAAGAATAATATTAGTTGAATTAATCATTTTTAGAATCCTGTGATCAGCAATTATGCATCAATATAAAACTCAATGACGTCAACATAATGCCACATTGGTATTCTGACTCCACCTAGCGGTAGCAAGTAAGGACGTTGAAAGCTGCACCTGATTTGTGACTTGAGCACAATGTGACTCTGGCGACATCTAGTGGTTGGaacggacattttttttaaatgccaagTCAACCATCACATTTcaccctccttctcctcctcctccaggcgCTCAAGTGGCAACCCAGGACGCATCACCCCCCTCCGGCGGCCCGCCTGGACCGGCGGGGTCGTCGACGgccggtggcggcggcgacgTGCAAGTGAACTTTGACCCCGACCCGGCCGACGTGGCTCTGTCCAGTGTGCCGGGCCAGGAGGCCTTCGACCCACGCCGGCACCGCTTCAGCGACGAGGAGCTCAAACCACAGCCCATGATCAAGAAGGCCCGCAAGATGCTGGTGCCCAACGAGCAGAAGGTACTACAAGTCTcacgatggatggatggatggatggatggatggatggatggatggatggatggatggatggatggatggatggatggatggaatgatGGAGGGGTGATCTATAAAAGGGTAGATGATAGACAAACAACTTGATAGACATTAGCATCAACTctttgctcctcctcctcccccatcaTCACGTGACTAACGCTCCTCCCGCCATCTCCCCCCACTCCCCCACATACCGCGCTACCCCTCCCTCCAGGACGAGAGGTACTGGTGCCGTCGTGTGAAGAACAACGAGGCGGCCAAGCGCTCACGTGATGCGCGTCGCCTGAAGGAGAACCAGATCTCGGTGCGGGCCGCCTTCCTGGAGCGCGAGAACGCCGCCCTGCGCCTGGAGGTGGCCGACATGCGGAAGGAGCTCGGACGCTGCCGGAACATCATCAACAAGTACGAGAGTCGTCACGGCGACCTGTAAGCGCCACCCGCCCGCCGCCGCTGGGGACGGTGAGCAGACAAGCcagaaacagcagcagcactttAATGGACGGGACCAAACGCTATGCGACGCCCGTATCTTCTCGCTTCTTTGACCGTGCCATCCGTCAGGACTTTCCGCACAGGTGTGATCCCCCCGCCCCCGTTCTATCCGACGACGCTCCACAACACTTCAAGGCTATGCTGCGGTAGCTTTTTTTGCGCAGCACCGTCGTGACCTCCCGCATTAACGATCCAGAGTTCCCTCACGGTCAACGTTCTGCACCTGATGGGGCATTTTTCTTGTGGCAGAGTCTGTTTTCAAGTGGCGACCATTCATCATAACAACAACAGCTTTCGTGGAAACTCTTTGACGTGATCACGCCTCCGATGTGATGCGCCCTTGCTATGCCGTCACGATATGCGGCACTGGGCATCGTATGTTTTTAGCACCCTGAAAATCCGCACTGCGTCCAATCGTGTCATGTTCTTTTGTGTCAAACTCGATTTTCCAAGGAGCTGCCCGGCGACCAATCAATTTAGCAACAGCAACACTTGTGGCGAAGATTAGGAGGAGCCGGCGCTATGCGGCCTGGCTAAGTGGCAACATTGCATTGCGTCCACGTCTTGTTGCACCGCGATGCGGCACGCACCGGCTTGCCTCTGTTTCGAGCACCTCACTCCATCTGCTAGGGTGGCAGAGGATGGCGACCGTTTGACCTAACGACTGCAGCACTTTAGTGGAACCGCTATGTGGCAACGTCATGCTGTCTTTTTGCTCTATCCGGCGCGTGGCCATTTCACTTTCCACACGTCCGCCATGCGACGTCCAATCGTCTCGTCTATTTTTCAAGCGGACAAAGAGGAAGCCGGGTGGGGCGGGGCGGGACGGCCGTGTCTATTTTTCTACGACCATGCAGGCCAGCAGGACTTTTCTAGATTTTTTATAGCGGGCATCGACCGGGGAGGGGCCGCGACCGGTCGTCCGAGAACAGAGGCAGAACGGAATGTATCTTGTCCAATCAGGGATTTCATATGGTGCAAGAGGCGGGGCTTAGGAACCAATGTGAGAGCTGAGAGGGAGTTTGGGGGATCAGATGCTCGttaggtttttcttttttttttttaagtgtgctAGTCAATTCTTTTGGCAGCGTCGCACACTTTGGCTCGGCACCTTTGCCGTTTATTCCTCCCCTCAACATttatgcacgcacacacactacagATACAAACACACGTACATGGTGTTGTTTTGGACTTTGATGGTGCTGATCTGAAACGCTTCTTCacctcacgcacgcacacaaatgccccccctcccttttttttgtgttggagtttctcttgtgtttgtgtctggaTGAAGGCGTGTGTGGACTTCCAGGTGTAACCTTCAAAGCTTTCCAGCCATGATGGCTGCTCCCTCCTCATACTCTTTGACTCTCAct containing:
- the dbpa gene encoding D site albumin promoter binding protein a, with protein sequence MSRPLAQLLLPPPPELPAGASPQFGAPNGASSGPPGGHLTSMTNLKSLLQLPVKADQRGVKDCCEIKDKDKPLDSDENSLGLGSGGGGPGGPGSGGPGSGALRPNSQSAFLGPLLWERTLPCDGGLFQLQYMDLEEFLTENGMGMHGNGTSSASAQIPSQSSQSAVPSQSSQCPPSSPSPSSSSVSSTSSSSSLLGLESVQTLPPQQQGLMGGPECLHGAQVATQDASPPSGGPPGPAGSSTAGGGGDVQVNFDPDPADVALSSVPGQEAFDPRRHRFSDEELKPQPMIKKARKMLVPNEQKDERYWCRRVKNNEAAKRSRDARRLKENQISVRAAFLERENAALRLEVADMRKELGRCRNIINKYESRHGDL